In the Arachis ipaensis cultivar K30076 chromosome B10, Araip1.1, whole genome shotgun sequence genome, one interval contains:
- the LOC107624221 gene encoding LOB domain-containing protein 40: MRMSCNGCRVLRKGCSEDCSIRPCLEWIKSAESQANATLFLAKFYGRAGLINLINAGPNHLRPAVFRSLLYEACGRIVNPIYGSVGLLWSGSWQLCQAAVEAVLKGLPITPINSELAESGRGPPFKAHDIRHVSKPDNNTVTAASHETKRVKTRSRIKKPKVAEVAKRASSHESSLSHERVEAVATAAEGESKEIESDVSVETTTTTVRFHDEPDSDAKGSGGSAEVCGNEVGLELTLGFETVSREHDVVVPMKKRRIDLKDFCGGVSSDNGSCKMELGLQFQAFNGSVLT, from the exons atgagGATGAGTTGTAACGGATGCAGAGTGTTGAGGAAAGGGTGCAGCGAGGATTGTAGCATAAGACCGTGTTTGGAGTGGATCAAGAGCGCAGAGTCTCAAGCCAATGCTACTCTCTTCCTTGCTAAGTTCTATGGCCGCGCTGGTCTCATCAACCTCATCAACGCTGGCCCCAATCACCTTCGTCCTG CGGTTTTTCGTTCGTTATTATACGAGGCATGCGGGAGAATAGTGAACCCGATATATGGATCGGTGGGTTTGTTGTGGTCGGGGAGCTGGCAGCTCTGCCAAGCCGCCGTCGAAGCGGTTTTGAAGGGACTGCCGATCACGCCGATAAATTCGGAGCTGGCGGAGAGCGGCCGTGGTCCACCTTTCAAGGCTCATGACATACGCCACGTGTCCAAGCCTGATAACAACACCGTAACCGCCGCGTCTCACGAAACTAAGCGAGTCAAGACTCGCTCCCGAATCAAGAAGCCCAAGGTGGCCGAGGTTGCGAAGCGCGCGTCGAGTCACGAGTCATCGCTGAGCCACGAACGGGTGGAGGCGGTTGCTACGGCGGCGGAAGGAGAGAGCAAGGAGATCGAAAGTGACGTGTCGGTGGAGACGACTACGACTACGGTTCGGTTCCATGACGAACCGGATTCTGATGCAAAGGGGAGTGGTGGTTCGGCCGAAGTCTGCGGGAACGAGGTTGGGTTGGAGCTGACGCTGGGGTTTGAAACGGTGTCACGTGAGCATGACGTTGTGGTGCCAATGAAGAAGAGGAGAATTGATTTGAAGGATTTTTGTGGCGGGGTAAGTAGTGATAACGGTTCGTGCAAGATGGAGTTGGGACTTCAGTTCCAGGCTTTCAACGGTTCAGTTTTGACTTGA